The Solea senegalensis isolate Sse05_10M linkage group LG4, IFAPA_SoseM_1, whole genome shotgun sequence genome includes a region encoding these proteins:
- the atf7b gene encoding cyclic AMP-dependent transcription factor ATF-7b isoform X3, whose protein sequence is MGDDRPFVCNVPGCGQRFTNEDHLSVHKHKHEMTLIFGPARTDSVIIADQTPTPTRFLKNCEEVGLFNELATSFEQEFNKAQEDEQRPKHPAAPLQTPSEVKDEDDEGPLEVDSSPPGSPDSSSCMSDDSGDSRVRGKEIPTKPSSAPTPTIVRPGSLPLHLSNDSLHPTLPSPTSVITQAPPSNRQLGRSPTGSYPLVRHLPNGQTVPLLPSPVQMTSVISLARPVNSVPNIPGIPGPPVGGASSGSSSPSSYSLHSETKMRLKAALTHQGPGAQDGAGSIPAVPQRQEQSHQPTQNSDAPSPAQPQVSPAQPTGGRRRRASEMDPDERRQRFLERNRAAASRCRQKRKLWVNSLEKKADDLASMNVSLTGEVSLLRNEVAQLKQLLLAHKDCPVTVMQKKAAFLAAGGEETSREASTEPIGSPAAVIQHGPSPPASASSPGATINGLSVRAAEAVAMSVLAGMGSGQPGGVVMAPQSQATSR, encoded by the exons ATGGGGGATGACAGgccttttgtttgcaatgtCCCTGGATGTGGGCAG agattCACCAATGAAGACCATCTGTCAgtccacaaacacaagcatGAAATGACATTAATATTTGGTCCTGCCAGAACAGACTCTGTTATTATAGCAG ACCAGACCCCAACACCCACACGCTTCTTAAAGAACTGCGAGGAGGTTGGGTTATTCAATGAACTGGCCACTTCCTTTGAACAGGAGTTTAACAAAGCACAGGAAGATGAGCAGAGGCCAAAACATCCG GCTGCACCTTTACAAACACCATCTGAAGTAaaagatgaggatgatgagggtCCTTTAGAAGTAGATTCTTCCCCTCCTGGAAGTCCAGATTCTTCTTCGTGTATGTCAGACGACAGTGGCGATTCAAGGGTGAGAGGCAAG GAGATTCCCACCAAGCCCAGCTCTGCTCCGACTCCCACCATTGTGCGTCCAGGTTCTCTTCCACTTCACTTAAGTAATGACTCCCTACATCCAACTCTGCCATCTCCAACGTCTGTTATCACTCAAGCTCCGCCCTCCAACAGACAGCTTGG TAGATCCCCAACAGGTTCTTACCCATTGGTGAGGCACCTTCCTAATGGGCAGACCGTCCCCCTACTGCCCAGCCCTGTTCAGATGACCTCAGTTATATCT CTTGCAAGGCCAGTGAACTCAGTGCCTAACATCCCGGGGATACCAGGACCCCCAGTTGGTGGAGCAAGCAGTGGTTCATCCTCTCCCTCTAGTTATAGCCTGCATTCTGAGACCAAGATG cgATTAAAGGCAGCTCTGACTCATCAGGGCCCAGGAGCACAAGACGGTGCAGGATCCATCCCTGCAGTCCCACAGCGGCAGGAACAGAGCCACCAGCCCACTCAAAACTCTGATGCACCTTCACCTGCTCAACCACAG GTATCTCCTGCTCAGCCAACAGGAGGTCGGCGGCGACGAGCTTCAGAGATGGATCCTGATGAGAGGAGGCAACGTTTTCTGGAGCGAAACCGAGCGGCTGCGTCCCGCTGCAGACAGAAACGAAAGCTGTGGGTTAACTCCTTGGAGAAGAAGGCGGATGATCTCGCCAGCATGAATGTCTCACTAACG GGTGAAGTAAGCCTACTGAGGAATGAGGTGGCACAGCTCAAGCAGCTCCTTCTGGCTCACAAAGATTGTCCTGTCACTGTCATGCAGAAGAAGGCAGCTTTCCTAG ctgcaggaggagaggaaaccTCCAGAGAGGCTTCGACTGAACCCATCGGCTCCCCGGCGGCTGTTATCCAACACGGGCCGTCACCGCCCGCCTCGGCCTCCAGCCCAGGGGCCACCATCAACGGGCTGAGCGTCCGTGCTGCAGAGGCGGTGGCTATGTCAGTCTTGGCCGGCATGGGATCAGGCCAGCCGGGAGGAGTTGTCATGGCACCGCAGTCACAGGCAACTTCAAGATGA
- the atf7b gene encoding cyclic AMP-dependent transcription factor ATF-7b isoform X10: protein MGDDRPFVCNVPGCGQRFTNEDHLSVHKHKHEMTLIFGPARTDSVIIADQTPTPTRFLKNCEEVGLFNELATSFEQEFNKAQEDEQRPKHPAAPLQTPSEVKDEDDEGPLEVDSSPPGSPDSSSCMSDDSGDSRVRGKQEIPTKPSSAPTPTIVRPGSLPLHLSNDSLHPTLPSPTSVITQAPPSNRQLGRSPTGSYPLVRHLPNGQTVPLLPSPVQMTSVISLARPVNSVPNIPGIPGPPVGGASSGSSSPSSYSLHSETKMRLKAALTHQGPGAQDGAGSIPAVPQRQEQSHQPTQNSDAPSPAQPQVSPAQPTGGRRRRASEMDPDERRQRFLERNRAAASRCRQKRKLWVNSLEKKADDLASMNVSLTGEVSLLRNEVAQLKQLLLAHKDCPVTVMQKKAAFLG from the exons ATGGGGGATGACAGgccttttgtttgcaatgtCCCTGGATGTGGGCAG agattCACCAATGAAGACCATCTGTCAgtccacaaacacaagcatGAAATGACATTAATATTTGGTCCTGCCAGAACAGACTCTGTTATTATAGCAG ACCAGACCCCAACACCCACACGCTTCTTAAAGAACTGCGAGGAGGTTGGGTTATTCAATGAACTGGCCACTTCCTTTGAACAGGAGTTTAACAAAGCACAGGAAGATGAGCAGAGGCCAAAACATCCG GCTGCACCTTTACAAACACCATCTGAAGTAaaagatgaggatgatgagggtCCTTTAGAAGTAGATTCTTCCCCTCCTGGAAGTCCAGATTCTTCTTCGTGTATGTCAGACGACAGTGGCGATTCAAGGGTGAGAGGCAAG CAGGAGATTCCCACCAAGCCCAGCTCTGCTCCGACTCCCACCATTGTGCGTCCAGGTTCTCTTCCACTTCACTTAAGTAATGACTCCCTACATCCAACTCTGCCATCTCCAACGTCTGTTATCACTCAAGCTCCGCCCTCCAACAGACAGCTTGG TAGATCCCCAACAGGTTCTTACCCATTGGTGAGGCACCTTCCTAATGGGCAGACCGTCCCCCTACTGCCCAGCCCTGTTCAGATGACCTCAGTTATATCT CTTGCAAGGCCAGTGAACTCAGTGCCTAACATCCCGGGGATACCAGGACCCCCAGTTGGTGGAGCAAGCAGTGGTTCATCCTCTCCCTCTAGTTATAGCCTGCATTCTGAGACCAAGATG cgATTAAAGGCAGCTCTGACTCATCAGGGCCCAGGAGCACAAGACGGTGCAGGATCCATCCCTGCAGTCCCACAGCGGCAGGAACAGAGCCACCAGCCCACTCAAAACTCTGATGCACCTTCACCTGCTCAACCACAG GTATCTCCTGCTCAGCCAACAGGAGGTCGGCGGCGACGAGCTTCAGAGATGGATCCTGATGAGAGGAGGCAACGTTTTCTGGAGCGAAACCGAGCGGCTGCGTCCCGCTGCAGACAGAAACGAAAGCTGTGGGTTAACTCCTTGGAGAAGAAGGCGGATGATCTCGCCAGCATGAATGTCTCACTAACG GGTGAAGTAAGCCTACTGAGGAATGAGGTGGCACAGCTCAAGCAGCTCCTTCTGGCTCACAAAGATTGTCCTGTCACTGTCATGCAGAAGAAGGCAGCTTTCCTAG GGTGA
- the atf7b gene encoding cyclic AMP-dependent transcription factor ATF-7b isoform X5, producing MGDDRPFVCNVPGCGQRFTNEDHLSVHKHKHEMTLIFGPARTDSVIIADQTPTPTRFLKNCEEVGLFNELATSFEQEFNKAQEDEQRPKHPAAPLQTPSEVKDEDDEGPLEVDSSPPGSPDSSSCMSDDSGDSRQEIPTKPSSAPTPTIVRPGSLPLHLSNDSLHPTLPSPTSVITQAPPSNRQLGRSPTGSYPLVRHLPNGQTVPLLPSPVQMTSVISLARPVNSVPNIPGIPGPPVGGASSGSSSPSSYSLHSETKMRLKAALTHQGPGAQDGAGSIPAVPQRQEQSHQPTQNSDAPSPAQPQVSPAQPTGGRRRRASEMDPDERRQRFLERNRAAASRCRQKRKLWVNSLEKKADDLASMNVSLTGEVSLLRNEVAQLKQLLLAHKDCPVTVMQKKAAFLAAGGEETSREASTEPIGSPAAVIQHGPSPPASASSPGATINGLSVRAAEAVAMSVLAGMGSGQPGGVVMAPQSQATSR from the exons ATGGGGGATGACAGgccttttgtttgcaatgtCCCTGGATGTGGGCAG agattCACCAATGAAGACCATCTGTCAgtccacaaacacaagcatGAAATGACATTAATATTTGGTCCTGCCAGAACAGACTCTGTTATTATAGCAG ACCAGACCCCAACACCCACACGCTTCTTAAAGAACTGCGAGGAGGTTGGGTTATTCAATGAACTGGCCACTTCCTTTGAACAGGAGTTTAACAAAGCACAGGAAGATGAGCAGAGGCCAAAACATCCG GCTGCACCTTTACAAACACCATCTGAAGTAaaagatgaggatgatgagggtCCTTTAGAAGTAGATTCTTCCCCTCCTGGAAGTCCAGATTCTTCTTCGTGTATGTCAGACGACAGTGGCGATTCAAGG CAGGAGATTCCCACCAAGCCCAGCTCTGCTCCGACTCCCACCATTGTGCGTCCAGGTTCTCTTCCACTTCACTTAAGTAATGACTCCCTACATCCAACTCTGCCATCTCCAACGTCTGTTATCACTCAAGCTCCGCCCTCCAACAGACAGCTTGG TAGATCCCCAACAGGTTCTTACCCATTGGTGAGGCACCTTCCTAATGGGCAGACCGTCCCCCTACTGCCCAGCCCTGTTCAGATGACCTCAGTTATATCT CTTGCAAGGCCAGTGAACTCAGTGCCTAACATCCCGGGGATACCAGGACCCCCAGTTGGTGGAGCAAGCAGTGGTTCATCCTCTCCCTCTAGTTATAGCCTGCATTCTGAGACCAAGATG cgATTAAAGGCAGCTCTGACTCATCAGGGCCCAGGAGCACAAGACGGTGCAGGATCCATCCCTGCAGTCCCACAGCGGCAGGAACAGAGCCACCAGCCCACTCAAAACTCTGATGCACCTTCACCTGCTCAACCACAG GTATCTCCTGCTCAGCCAACAGGAGGTCGGCGGCGACGAGCTTCAGAGATGGATCCTGATGAGAGGAGGCAACGTTTTCTGGAGCGAAACCGAGCGGCTGCGTCCCGCTGCAGACAGAAACGAAAGCTGTGGGTTAACTCCTTGGAGAAGAAGGCGGATGATCTCGCCAGCATGAATGTCTCACTAACG GGTGAAGTAAGCCTACTGAGGAATGAGGTGGCACAGCTCAAGCAGCTCCTTCTGGCTCACAAAGATTGTCCTGTCACTGTCATGCAGAAGAAGGCAGCTTTCCTAG ctgcaggaggagaggaaaccTCCAGAGAGGCTTCGACTGAACCCATCGGCTCCCCGGCGGCTGTTATCCAACACGGGCCGTCACCGCCCGCCTCGGCCTCCAGCCCAGGGGCCACCATCAACGGGCTGAGCGTCCGTGCTGCAGAGGCGGTGGCTATGTCAGTCTTGGCCGGCATGGGATCAGGCCAGCCGGGAGGAGTTGTCATGGCACCGCAGTCACAGGCAACTTCAAGATGA